A genomic stretch from Arthrobacter sp. KBS0702 includes:
- a CDS encoding dodecin, translating to MSNHTYSISEIVGTSNEGVDAAVRNGIAEASKTLRNLDWFEVKEIRGHLENGQVADWQVTIKLGFRLER from the coding sequence TTGTCTAATCACACCTACAGCATTTCTGAAATTGTCGGAACCTCGAATGAAGGCGTCGACGCCGCCGTCCGCAACGGCATCGCGGAGGCCTCAAAAACCCTGCGGAACCTGGACTGGTTCGAGGTCAAGGAGATCCGCGGGCACCTCGAGAACGGCCAGGTAGCCGACTGGCAGGTGACGATCAAACTCGGGTTCCGGCTGGAGCGTTAA
- a CDS encoding SGNH/GDSL hydrolase family protein, translated as MNAASFINPADARKGATTTGSGPWKRYVALGDSFTAGLGDPEPLNPGGMRGWADRIAEEFSAARNDFAYANLAISGLVLQQIVDQQLGPAITLKPDLVTLSAGGNDLVFHRRDPDRLAASLDDAVAALSATGATVVLFTGPDWGDTPVFGHIRGKVAVFNENIRTIAARHHGVIADLWTLRQLSDPRMWDPDRLHFSPLGHHTIAGMVLDTLHVPHTLEPLQPKPLPAGNWRATRADDLAWATHYLLPWMMQRVRPRAGNGPPAPKRPEPGPVFGWPGNAGRP; from the coding sequence GTGAACGCGGCCAGCTTCATCAATCCGGCAGACGCTCGAAAAGGTGCCACCACCACCGGCTCCGGGCCCTGGAAACGCTACGTCGCCCTGGGAGACTCCTTCACCGCCGGCCTCGGCGATCCCGAGCCCCTGAACCCCGGCGGGATGAGGGGCTGGGCCGACCGGATCGCCGAGGAATTCAGTGCAGCGCGAAACGATTTTGCCTATGCCAACCTGGCCATCAGCGGCCTCGTGCTGCAGCAGATCGTGGACCAGCAACTCGGCCCGGCGATCACCCTGAAACCGGACCTCGTCACACTCTCCGCCGGCGGCAACGACCTGGTCTTCCACCGCCGCGATCCGGACCGGCTGGCTGCCAGCCTCGATGACGCCGTGGCGGCGCTCTCCGCCACGGGGGCGACCGTCGTGCTGTTCACCGGGCCGGACTGGGGGGATACCCCGGTCTTCGGCCACATCCGCGGCAAGGTGGCGGTCTTCAACGAGAACATCCGGACCATCGCCGCCCGGCACCACGGCGTCATCGCCGACTTGTGGACCCTGCGGCAGCTGAGCGACCCCAGGATGTGGGACCCGGACCGCCTGCATTTCTCCCCGCTCGGCCACCATACGATCGCCGGAATGGTGCTGGACACGCTGCACGTTCCGCACACCCTGGAGCCGCTGCAACCCAAGCCACTGCCGGCCGGCAACTGGCGCGCGACCCGGGCGGACGACCTCGCCTGGGCCACGCACTACCTGCTGCCCTGGATGATGCAGCGTGTCCGGCCGCGCGCCGGCAACGGTCCGCCCGCCCCGAAACGGCCCGAGCCGGGCCCGGTCTTCGGCTGGCCGGGCAATGCGGGCCGCCCCTAG
- a CDS encoding metal-sensitive transcriptional regulator, which produces MELDPTDMKSVINRLRRAQGQLAAVTRMIEEGRDCKSVVTQLAAVSSALDKAGFSIIATGLQQCMQQEDPSLDRAELEKLFLSLA; this is translated from the coding sequence ATGGAACTCGATCCCACTGACATGAAGTCCGTTATCAACCGCCTTCGCCGCGCCCAGGGCCAGCTCGCCGCGGTCACGCGCATGATTGAAGAAGGAAGGGACTGCAAGAGCGTCGTCACGCAGCTTGCCGCGGTCTCCAGCGCCCTGGACAAGGCCGGCTTCTCCATTATCGCCACCGGCCTGCAGCAGTGCATGCAGCAGGAGGATCCCAGCCTGGACCGGGCCGAGCTCGAGAAGCTTTTCCTCTCGCTCGCCTGA
- a CDS encoding FadR/GntR family transcriptional regulator, producing MARKSLVGVVADELLDRIIAGEFPPGASVPGELELSARHDVSRMTVREAMKTLEAQQILSVERGRGTFVNPLSRWASLEAVLRAASEGENDAAAAVQLIELRRMLETGACELAAGRIGEADLTTLRGQVESMREAHEKHDVAAFVAADLAFHDLILRASENVFVAVLFAPLHRVLEKRRTQTSEVREIQAHAIGHHRKIVEALSTRDPHRARDAMDAHMRQTLDDLKAYVLAEPRA from the coding sequence TTGGCTAGGAAATCGTTGGTCGGCGTCGTGGCAGATGAACTGCTGGACCGCATCATTGCCGGCGAATTTCCGCCCGGGGCGTCCGTCCCCGGCGAGCTGGAGCTGAGCGCCCGCCACGACGTGAGCCGGATGACGGTCCGCGAGGCGATGAAGACCCTGGAAGCCCAGCAGATCCTGAGCGTGGAGCGTGGCCGGGGAACGTTTGTGAACCCGCTGAGCCGCTGGGCCTCACTGGAAGCCGTGCTCCGGGCGGCCTCCGAGGGCGAGAATGACGCCGCGGCAGCCGTCCAGCTGATCGAACTGCGCCGGATGCTGGAAACGGGCGCCTGCGAGCTGGCAGCCGGCCGGATCGGCGAGGCCGACCTCACAACCCTGCGCGGGCAGGTGGAATCGATGCGCGAGGCACATGAGAAGCACGACGTCGCGGCGTTCGTTGCGGCGGACCTGGCCTTCCACGACCTGATCCTGCGCGCGTCGGAGAACGTTTTTGTGGCTGTCTTGTTCGCGCCGCTGCATCGGGTGCTGGAAAAGCGGCGGACCCAGACCTCCGAGGTGCGCGAAATCCAGGCGCACGCGATCGGGCATCACCGCAAGATCGTAGAGGCACTGTCGACGCGAGATCCGCACCGGGCACGGGACGCGATGGACGCCCACATGCGGCAGACCCTGGACGACCTCAAGGCCTACGTCCTGGCAGAACCCCGGGCCTGA